From one Bacteroides fragilis NCTC 9343 genomic stretch:
- a CDS encoding polyprenol monophosphomannose synthase: protein MQTSDSIVIIPTYNERENIENIIRAVFGLEKTFHILIIEDGSPDGTAAIVKTLQQEFPDRLFMIERKGKLGLGTAYITGFKWALEHSYEYIFEMDADFSHNPNDLPRLYEACAVQGGDVAIGSRYVSGVNVVNWPMGRVLMSYFASKYVRIVTGLPIHDTTAGFKCYRRQVLETIDLDHIRFKGYAFQIEMKFTAYKCGFKIIEVPVIFINRELGTSKMNSSIFGEAVFGVIKLKVNSWFHTFPQKTKMN from the coding sequence ATGCAGACATCGGACAGCATCGTAATCATCCCTACCTACAACGAACGGGAAAACATAGAGAACATCATCCGCGCCGTTTTCGGACTGGAAAAGACCTTTCATATTCTGATCATCGAGGACGGTTCTCCTGACGGGACCGCCGCCATTGTAAAGACCTTGCAGCAGGAGTTTCCCGACCGCCTTTTCATGATAGAACGTAAAGGTAAACTGGGATTGGGAACAGCCTACATCACCGGATTCAAGTGGGCACTGGAACATTCATACGAATACATCTTTGAGATGGATGCCGATTTCAGTCATAATCCCAACGATCTGCCACGGCTCTATGAGGCTTGTGCCGTTCAGGGAGGCGATGTAGCTATCGGCTCTCGATACGTAAGCGGAGTGAATGTAGTAAATTGGCCGATGGGACGTGTGCTGATGTCTTATTTTGCATCTAAATATGTACGAATCGTTACCGGACTGCCGATACACGATACGACTGCCGGATTTAAATGTTACCGTCGCCAGGTACTCGAAACCATCGATCTCGACCACATACGTTTTAAGGGGTATGCTTTTCAGATAGAAATGAAATTTACGGCCTACAAATGCGGATTCAAGATTATCGAGGTACCGGTTATCTTTATCAACCGCGAACTGGGTACTTCAAAAATGAACAGCAGTATCTTTGGTGAAGCGGTATTCGGTGTCATCAAACTGAAAGTGAACAGCTGGTTTCACACATTCCCCCAGAAAACAAAAATGAATTAA
- a CDS encoding dihydroorotase, producing MKRTLIQNATIVNEGRSVRGSVVIEGEKIAEVLEKGQKPAIPCEETINANGCYLIPGVIDDHVHFRDPGLTHKADISTESRAAAAGGVTSIMDMPNTNPQTTTLDALNAKFDLLAEKCSVNYSCYFGATNNNYTEFDKLDKNRVCGIKLFMGSSTGNMLVDKMNSLLNIFNGTDLLIAAHCENHETIKKNTEKYVKEYIEKYPHQYYHVHHETLPMGYHAKIRSIAACYESSELAVRLARIADARLHILHISTARELSLFDNDIPLEEKRITAEACVSHLLFDSSDYPELGARIKCNPSIKTKTNRDALRQAVNSNLIDVIATDHAPHLLKEKEGGPLKAMSGMPMIQFSLVSMLELVNEGIFTIEKVVEKMCHAPAQIYNIHNRGFIRPGYQADLVLVRPDALWTVSADQILSKCGWSPLEGRTFEWKVEKTFANGHLLYTDGQVDETYRGQEIYFER from the coding sequence ATGAAAAGAACATTAATACAAAACGCTACCATAGTAAACGAAGGACGTTCTGTGCGCGGTTCGGTAGTTATCGAAGGGGAAAAAATAGCCGAAGTACTTGAAAAAGGACAGAAACCTGCTATCCCCTGCGAAGAAACAATCAATGCCAACGGATGCTATCTGATTCCGGGTGTGATCGACGATCATGTACATTTCCGTGATCCGGGACTAACCCACAAAGCCGACATCTCTACCGAAAGCCGGGCTGCCGCAGCTGGAGGTGTAACCTCTATCATGGACATGCCCAATACAAATCCGCAAACGACCACACTGGATGCGCTCAATGCCAAGTTCGATCTGCTTGCCGAAAAGTGTAGCGTTAACTATTCGTGCTATTTCGGGGCAACCAATAATAACTATACCGAGTTCGACAAACTGGACAAGAACCGTGTATGCGGAATTAAGCTTTTCATGGGATCGAGTACCGGAAATATGCTGGTAGACAAAATGAACAGTCTACTGAATATTTTCAATGGAACCGATCTGCTGATTGCCGCTCACTGCGAGAATCACGAAACGATTAAAAAGAATACGGAGAAGTATGTAAAAGAGTATATTGAAAAATATCCTCATCAATATTACCATGTTCATCATGAGACCCTTCCGATGGGTTATCATGCTAAAATACGTTCGATTGCGGCTTGTTACGAATCGTCCGAACTGGCTGTACGCCTGGCACGCATTGCAGATGCACGCCTGCATATCCTGCATATCTCTACAGCCAGAGAACTTTCACTGTTTGACAATGATATCCCGTTAGAGGAAAAGAGAATCACAGCAGAAGCTTGCGTTTCACATCTGTTATTCGACTCTTCCGATTATCCGGAACTCGGTGCACGCATCAAGTGTAATCCTTCTATCAAAACAAAAACCAACCGGGATGCGCTCCGTCAGGCAGTCAACTCCAACCTGATCGATGTAATCGCGACAGACCATGCCCCACACCTTCTCAAAGAAAAAGAAGGAGGGCCGTTGAAAGCAATGTCCGGTATGCCTATGATCCAGTTCTCTCTGGTCAGCATGCTCGAACTGGTGAACGAAGGTATCTTTACGATAGAAAAGGTTGTCGAAAAGATGTGTCACGCCCCTGCACAAATATACAATATTCACAACCGCGGCTTTATCCGCCCCGGTTATCAGGCCGATCTCGTATTGGTTCGTCCGGATGCATTATGGACGGTAAGCGCGGATCAGATTTTAAGCAAATGCGGATGGAGCCCGCTTGAAGGACGTACGTTCGAGTGGAAAGTAGAAAAGACATTTGCCAACGGACATCTATTGTATACTGACGGACAGGTAGACGAAACCTATCGCGGACAAGAGATCTATTTTGAACGATGA
- a CDS encoding vitamin B12 dependent-methionine synthase activation domain-containing protein: MEKHNPSSFTVDSSSPAHRSSFAIHDLTPYINWIYFFHAWGFQPRYAAIANIHGCDSCRAIWLTTFPEEERSKASEAMQLYKEANRMLNELDRDFEVKTIFKLCPANADGDNLIIDGITFPLLRQQVKKKENEPFLCLSDFVRPLSSGITDVVGAFASSIDADMEGLYEKDPYKHLLVQTLSDRLAEAATEKMHEYVRKEAWGYAKDENLSIPDLLVEKYQGIRPAVGYPSLPDQSVNFILDEILDMKQIGIHLTENGAMYPHASVCGLMFAHPASQYFSVGKIGEDQLADYAGRRGKTVEEMRKFLAANLQ; encoded by the coding sequence ATGGAAAAGCATAACCCGTCATCATTCACCGTTGATAGCTCCTCCCCCGCTCATCGTTCATCATTCGCCATTCATGATTTAACCCCTTATATCAACTGGATTTACTTCTTCCACGCCTGGGGATTCCAACCGCGTTATGCTGCCATTGCCAATATTCACGGATGTGACTCTTGCCGTGCTATCTGGCTGACCACTTTCCCGGAAGAAGAACGGAGCAAGGCTTCAGAAGCGATGCAACTTTATAAAGAAGCTAACCGGATGTTGAACGAACTGGACAGAGATTTTGAGGTAAAAACTATTTTTAAGCTCTGTCCTGCCAATGCGGATGGAGATAATCTGATTATAGACGGTATCACCTTCCCATTGCTCCGGCAGCAAGTCAAGAAGAAAGAAAACGAACCGTTCTTATGCCTCAGTGACTTCGTACGCCCGCTATCTTCAGGCATCACCGATGTGGTAGGAGCTTTTGCCTCATCCATCGATGCGGACATGGAAGGACTTTATGAGAAAGACCCCTATAAGCATCTTTTGGTACAAACGCTATCCGACCGCCTGGCCGAGGCCGCTACCGAAAAGATGCACGAGTACGTCCGCAAAGAAGCCTGGGGATATGCCAAGGATGAAAATCTTTCCATACCCGATCTTCTTGTCGAAAAGTATCAAGGCATCCGTCCTGCTGTGGGATACCCTTCTCTGCCCGACCAATCCGTGAACTTCATCCTGGACGAGATTCTCGATATGAAACAAATAGGTATCCACCTGACCGAGAATGGTGCCATGTATCCTCATGCTTCCGTATGCGGATTAATGTTTGCCCATCCCGCATCCCAATATTTCTCCGTGGGGAAGATCGGTGAAGATCAACTGGCAGACTATGCCGGCCGAAGGGGAAAAACCGTAGAAGAGATGCGTAAATTTCTGGCAGCAAACTTGCAATAA
- a CDS encoding porin family protein produces the protein MKKVLILLLWLLPSCSVVIFAQTQRIAGTVVVGDGQPAVGAAIVVKGTNIGAVTNVDGKFVIAEAPASAQRLVVYHVGMERKEVDVAPNVYIQLQPVEQGFSWNVKAGVSLFSYRRPDGLDERTGFSVGAGVEYNFSRHWAIQSGLMITSKGATAEYEGYSPLSSSTDPISYKAKISPIYLDIPILAAFKIDISNHVKFAINIGPYLSVGMGGKYELTNTGGHKNESHNPFKSYSSTAEMKDKDALLKRFDIGVQGGIGFEIWKHYLINASFQHGFMDPIKGGTLYAGDTEKHYPIGGILTVGYRF, from the coding sequence ATGAAAAAGGTTCTTATTCTGTTATTATGGTTACTGCCCTCATGCAGTGTAGTGATCTTTGCACAGACTCAGCGCATAGCGGGTACTGTCGTAGTTGGTGACGGCCAGCCTGCCGTCGGTGCCGCCATCGTTGTCAAAGGAACCAATATCGGTGCCGTGACGAATGTAGACGGCAAGTTCGTAATAGCAGAAGCACCCGCTTCGGCACAACGGCTCGTAGTGTACCATGTAGGTATGGAACGCAAAGAGGTAGATGTTGCTCCCAACGTATACATTCAGCTTCAACCCGTAGAACAAGGCTTTTCGTGGAATGTGAAAGCCGGTGTCAGCCTGTTCAGTTATCGCCGCCCGGATGGACTGGACGAACGGACCGGATTCAGTGTCGGTGCCGGTGTGGAATATAATTTCAGCAGACACTGGGCCATACAGTCGGGATTGATGATCACCAGCAAAGGAGCAACTGCCGAATACGAAGGCTACTCTCCACTATCTTCGTCTACCGATCCCATCTCCTACAAAGCCAAGATATCTCCGATCTACCTGGATATCCCCATCCTGGCAGCTTTTAAAATAGATATATCGAACCATGTTAAGTTCGCGATCAATATCGGTCCCTATTTATCCGTAGGTATGGGTGGAAAATACGAACTGACCAATACAGGCGGACATAAAAACGAATCACACAATCCTTTTAAATCCTACTCCTCCACAGCCGAAATGAAAGATAAGGACGCCTTGTTGAAACGCTTCGACATTGGAGTGCAGGGAGGCATCGGATTTGAAATATGGAAGCATTATCTGATCAATGCCTCTTTCCAGCACGGATTCATGGACCCGATCAAAGGAGGAACATTGTATGCCGGTGATACCGAAAAGCACTACCCGATCGGTGGAATCCTGACAGTGGGCTACAGATTCTAA
- a CDS encoding outer membrane beta-barrel protein, with protein sequence MKKYIALAWVCLALTDVMAQKQKVVEKVVDEDYYPVEGAVVTLKRTNQNATTDKDGVFILEEVPVYFDSLQVKKGKRSGYIDLPMRIQMRTQVMQRFSWSVKAGIGAGKFMQGPESKLKDGFSIYGGVGADIRMSKHWAFQPSLLLVSRKMKGYDFYGYYAENNGDGSSSASYEQVSGTYNPFYLEIPLLFALKYRVGNDMNLVFSFGPYIDLGLSGDEKREYIKHYYDTMEGNKTESVTNSRSLFGKRFTGGFAYGIGVEYGRFLIGGTGRVGCTSWNHSEGFIDVAFEIGYRF encoded by the coding sequence ATGAAAAAATATATAGCATTGGCATGGGTCTGCCTGGCATTGACCGACGTAATGGCACAAAAGCAAAAGGTAGTAGAGAAGGTTGTGGACGAAGATTACTATCCGGTAGAGGGTGCCGTGGTTACCCTGAAACGTACGAATCAGAATGCGACGACCGATAAAGACGGAGTATTTATACTGGAGGAGGTACCGGTATATTTTGATTCGTTACAAGTGAAAAAAGGAAAACGTAGCGGATATATAGATCTTCCGATGCGCATACAGATGCGCACACAGGTGATGCAACGCTTCTCGTGGTCGGTAAAGGCAGGAATTGGAGCAGGGAAATTCATGCAGGGGCCCGAATCGAAACTGAAAGACGGATTCAGTATCTATGGTGGGGTGGGAGCCGATATCCGGATGTCGAAACATTGGGCTTTTCAGCCGTCACTTTTGCTGGTTTCCCGTAAAATGAAAGGGTATGATTTCTATGGCTATTATGCCGAAAATAACGGAGATGGTTCTTCATCCGCTTCTTATGAGCAGGTCAGTGGCACTTATAATCCATTCTATTTGGAGATTCCTCTGTTGTTTGCACTGAAATACAGGGTAGGGAATGATATGAACCTGGTGTTCAGTTTCGGCCCTTACATTGATCTGGGACTTAGTGGAGATGAAAAGAGAGAATATATCAAGCATTATTACGATACGATGGAGGGCAATAAAACCGAGTCTGTTACCAATAGCCGGTCGTTGTTCGGTAAACGGTTTACAGGAGGATTCGCCTATGGAATCGGAGTAGAATACGGTCGTTTCCTGATAGGAGGAACCGGAAGAGTGGGATGTACTTCATGGAATCATTCGGAGGGCTTTATAGATGTAGCTTTTGAAATAGGATATCGTTTCTGA
- a CDS encoding porin family protein, with amino-acid sequence MKRIIIGMIACICAITVMAQVQTHDVKGVVFDRRQQPIVGALVTAKGTNISTITDVDGKFLLQEVPLSVKKVVVTSIGMETREVDLNVPVQLTGKRKKVSFVAHAGLSMSKYTIYGSDFKVGYEFGLGIEVRMSKRWAFQPTLQICNHGAEFNAERYGVKYQETWNPVSLDLPMLFILRCPIARKMNLAFSMGPVFSYGFAGKVKASETGKPDEEYDIYSSEYEYDYSGGKHSLLHPFSFGVAYGIGVEYKKWLAGISGKSMCLGQDDEGFEAKEHNLVLTLGVIYRF; translated from the coding sequence ATGAAAAGAATAATAATAGGAATGATTGCCTGCATTTGCGCAATCACCGTAATGGCTCAGGTTCAGACACACGACGTAAAAGGAGTAGTATTCGATAGACGACAGCAACCTATTGTGGGAGCATTGGTCACCGCCAAAGGAACCAATATCAGTACAATCACCGATGTAGATGGCAAATTCCTCTTGCAGGAGGTTCCTCTTTCGGTAAAGAAAGTAGTCGTTACATCCATCGGGATGGAGACCCGGGAAGTTGACTTGAATGTACCGGTACAGCTGACCGGAAAACGTAAGAAGGTCTCGTTTGTGGCACATGCCGGTCTTAGTATGAGTAAATATACGATATATGGTTCCGACTTTAAAGTGGGATATGAATTCGGTCTGGGTATCGAGGTGCGTATGTCGAAGCGTTGGGCTTTTCAGCCTACCTTGCAAATCTGTAATCACGGAGCTGAGTTCAATGCCGAAAGATATGGCGTGAAATATCAGGAGACTTGGAATCCGGTATCACTGGATTTGCCGATGTTATTCATTCTTCGTTGTCCGATAGCCCGCAAAATGAATCTGGCATTTTCTATGGGACCTGTTTTTTCGTATGGTTTTGCAGGGAAAGTGAAAGCTAGCGAGACAGGCAAACCCGATGAAGAGTATGATATTTATAGCAGTGAGTATGAATACGACTATTCCGGTGGGAAACATTCTTTGCTGCATCCTTTCAGCTTTGGTGTGGCCTATGGCATAGGGGTGGAATACAAAAAGTGGCTGGCCGGTATTTCAGGAAAGAGCATGTGTCTGGGGCAGGATGATGAAGGCTTTGAAGCAAAAGAGCACAATCTGGTACTTACCTTGGGAGTCATTTACCGTTTCTGA
- a CDS encoding fibronectin type III domain-containing protein produces MNKRKLLGLLCLMTLLATSCDNKGDYWGAMESSKATLTLERICDMATLSQDSVELLSNILGMNTEELYRTDVVMIGKVTSEETGFYQYPRFLIAKDREMKEVLTEAYVHRDTEGTFYAFLESNMLPVGETYYCAMVDYNYGYNGRPGLLDHVLGGNTRGERYSEVKPFRLSGLPRLVVHDAHFTGYSFYLSAEVRFKSNGGIIEQGACYSSTKRIPTVDDQKTLARETRNYDYSFLEVEVTDLLPNTHYYIRPYVTTEEGTGYGPVVEFTTEPGTEPIIDYFTMYIDTDRSVNLYATFYIDNYQITHYGYSYGIYSPETGTVTDEQKIEVPLEDNHGQQLSKVITGLRPGILYAFRVYAENGVGVTYSGYQTVKIPVE; encoded by the coding sequence ATGAACAAGAGAAAATTACTAGGCTTGCTCTGTCTGATGACATTGCTGGCTACCTCCTGTGATAATAAAGGAGATTATTGGGGGGCTATGGAATCTTCTAAAGCAACATTAACGTTGGAGCGGATTTGTGATATGGCTACGCTTTCACAAGATTCCGTGGAATTGCTGTCCAATATTCTGGGGATGAATACAGAAGAACTGTATCGGACAGACGTGGTCATGATAGGGAAAGTGACAAGTGAAGAAACCGGATTCTACCAGTATCCCAGATTCCTGATAGCTAAAGATCGAGAGATGAAAGAAGTGCTTACGGAAGCTTATGTACATCGTGATACAGAAGGGACTTTTTATGCTTTCCTGGAATCGAATATGCTCCCCGTGGGCGAAACTTATTATTGCGCCATGGTTGATTATAATTATGGCTATAACGGACGTCCGGGATTGCTGGACCATGTATTGGGCGGAAATACGCGTGGCGAACGTTACAGTGAAGTGAAGCCATTCCGCCTTTCAGGGTTGCCAAGATTGGTTGTGCACGATGCACATTTTACAGGATACAGTTTCTATTTATCTGCGGAGGTCCGTTTCAAAAGCAATGGCGGAATTATAGAACAGGGCGCTTGTTACAGTTCTACTAAAAGAATCCCTACGGTTGATGATCAGAAGACATTGGCACGGGAAACCCGGAATTATGACTATTCGTTTTTAGAAGTAGAGGTGACCGATCTGCTTCCCAATACACATTATTATATACGTCCCTATGTGACTACTGAGGAAGGGACAGGCTACGGACCGGTAGTTGAGTTTACAACCGAACCGGGTACGGAACCGATTATTGATTATTTCACGATGTATATAGATACCGATAGGTCGGTAAACCTGTATGCCACTTTCTATATAGATAATTATCAGATTACGCACTACGGATACAGCTATGGCATTTATTCTCCAGAAACGGGAACGGTGACGGATGAACAGAAGATAGAGGTTCCACTTGAGGATAATCACGGACAACAGCTTAGTAAAGTCATTACCGGATTGCGTCCGGGAATACTTTATGCTTTCCGTGTTTATGCGGAAAATGGAGTAGGGGTTACTTACAGTGGTTACCAGACCGTTAAGATTCCCGTAGAATAA
- a CDS encoding YdeI/OmpD-associated family protein has product MEVPLVDKDYLLERTPGNGGWTYAPIPEVPQDKKAPFGWVKVKGSIDGVEIKKHHLMPMGNGELGLSVKAEIRKKIKKQAGDYVHVVLYLDEEPSEIPEELQLCLQDEPRALEFFNSLAENERHNYVKWIYSAKTDRAKVARMAKAIDRLASNLKYYDKG; this is encoded by the coding sequence ATGGAAGTACCCTTAGTGGATAAAGATTACTTGCTTGAGAGAACTCCCGGCAATGGAGGATGGACTTATGCACCCATTCCCGAAGTGCCGCAAGATAAAAAGGCACCTTTCGGCTGGGTGAAAGTAAAAGGAAGTATTGATGGTGTCGAAATCAAAAAGCACCATTTGATGCCAATGGGGAATGGAGAATTAGGACTTTCTGTAAAAGCTGAAATCCGTAAGAAGATCAAAAAGCAGGCGGGTGATTATGTACATGTTGTTTTGTACCTTGATGAAGAGCCGTCGGAGATTCCCGAAGAACTGCAATTGTGTTTGCAAGACGAACCTCGAGCATTGGAGTTTTTCAATTCACTGGCTGAAAACGAGCGGCACAATTATGTGAAATGGATCTATTCTGCAAAGACCGATCGGGCAAAAGTAGCCAGGATGGCCAAAGCGATTGACAGGCTTGCAAGCAACCTGAAGTATTACGATAAAGGCTGA
- a CDS encoding RNA polymerase sigma factor: MNLNPAHINEPVQKEFLSVIKEYERVIYKVCYLYTTRNATLGDLYQEVILNLWKAYPKFRKECKISTWIYRIALNTCISFIRKEKNVPEIVALTREADWMTEEKDELTEMLRQLYRMINQLGQLDKSIVLLYLEEKSYEEIAEITGLTVTNVATKLSRIKDKLKKMKKEE; this comes from the coding sequence ATGAACCTGAATCCGGCGCATATCAACGAGCCTGTACAAAAAGAGTTCCTCTCGGTAATCAAGGAATACGAGCGGGTTATCTACAAAGTATGCTATCTGTATACCACCCGGAACGCTACGCTCGGCGATCTTTACCAGGAAGTGATTCTCAATCTGTGGAAAGCTTATCCCAAATTCCGGAAAGAATGCAAAATATCGACCTGGATTTACCGGATAGCCCTCAACACTTGCATCAGCTTCATCCGCAAGGAAAAGAATGTGCCGGAAATCGTCGCACTGACCCGCGAAGCCGACTGGATGACAGAAGAGAAAGACGAACTGACGGAAATGCTGCGGCAACTGTACCGGATGATCAATCAATTGGGACAACTGGACAAATCGATCGTACTGCTTTACCTGGAAGAAAAAAGCTACGAGGAAATAGCCGAAATCACCGGACTGACTGTGACCAATGTAGCCACTAAGCTGAGCCGGATCAAGGACAAACTTAAAAAGATGAAAAAGGAGGAATAA
- a CDS encoding metallophosphoesterase, translating into MLQRVLGFLIVILVLPDIYIYRTFIKQLTLSLFWRILYFFPTLFLMAGVVSLAFFANYEYAEQHTLWIGRFAVVFFLFASPKLIFTICSIIGRPFNRWLHWSRKPFVATGLVLATLNAALILYGSMVGKDRFEVKEVTFRSPRLPEAFNGYRIVQLSDIHIGSWQGNAKSLQRMVDLVNAQKPDLIVFTGDLVNNRAAELDGFEEILSQLHATDGVYSILGNHDYGPYYRWKSKRDQVNNLNDLKKRQADMGWILLNNEHTLLHRGNDSIALIGVENEGEPPFSQHGDLTKAQAGTNGLFKLLLSHNPTHWRREVLPQSDIDLMLAGHTHAMQLAIGHHSPASWIYPEWGGMYMEDNRGLYVNVGMGFVGLPFRFGAWPEITVITLDK; encoded by the coding sequence ATGCTGCAACGAGTTTTAGGCTTTCTGATAGTAATCCTTGTACTGCCGGACATTTATATTTACCGGACATTTATCAAACAACTGACTCTAAGTCTTTTCTGGCGGATTCTGTACTTCTTCCCCACTCTTTTCCTGATGGCAGGAGTCGTGTCACTGGCTTTCTTTGCCAACTATGAATACGCCGAGCAACATACGTTATGGATAGGGCGTTTTGCCGTTGTCTTTTTCCTATTTGCTTCACCGAAACTGATTTTCACGATCTGTTCCATCATCGGACGCCCGTTTAACCGATGGTTGCACTGGTCCCGGAAGCCCTTTGTGGCAACCGGACTGGTACTTGCCACACTCAATGCGGCGCTGATTCTTTACGGATCGATGGTCGGCAAAGACCGTTTCGAAGTAAAGGAGGTCACTTTCCGGTCTCCCCGTCTACCCGAAGCCTTCAACGGATACCGCATTGTCCAGTTGTCCGATATCCACATCGGGAGTTGGCAGGGAAACGCCAAGAGCCTGCAACGGATGGTGGACCTGGTGAATGCACAAAAACCGGACTTAATCGTATTCACGGGTGACCTGGTGAACAACCGGGCTGCGGAATTGGACGGATTTGAAGAGATACTGTCTCAACTGCATGCCACAGACGGCGTCTACTCCATATTAGGGAACCATGACTACGGACCTTACTATCGCTGGAAAAGCAAGCGTGACCAGGTAAACAACCTGAACGACCTGAAGAAAAGACAGGCCGACATGGGCTGGATACTGCTGAACAACGAGCACACCCTGCTACACCGGGGAAATGACAGCATTGCCCTGATCGGGGTAGAAAACGAAGGAGAACCTCCTTTCTCCCAGCACGGCGACCTGACCAAAGCACAGGCAGGAACAAACGGGCTGTTCAAGCTGTTACTAAGTCATAACCCTACCCACTGGAGGCGTGAAGTGTTACCTCAATCGGACATCGATCTGATGTTGGCGGGACATACTCATGCCATGCAACTGGCCATCGGACATCACTCGCCTGCCTCCTGGATTTATCCGGAATGGGGAGGTATGTACATGGAGGACAACCGGGGGCTGTACGTAAACGTCGGCATGGGATTCGTAGGTCTGCCTTTCCGCTTCGGAGCATGGCCGGAGATTACCGTGATAACACTGGATAAATGA